The following coding sequences lie in one Apium graveolens cultivar Ventura chromosome 1, ASM990537v1, whole genome shotgun sequence genomic window:
- the LOC141674325 gene encoding uncharacterized protein LOC141674325 — protein MSRSKHESMKIPFLKKDDYLTWRVKMLIFLEAIDNAYVDIINHGPSYPEKVVPMTTTIPELYIRKEKSELSDPENEVMLNDAKFRNILHNSLDDVMSNRMISCKTAKAIWDDLETQYLGTLAIKNNRRDVLIKEYEKFDVKPEETITDTYDRFLTLLNDLSLVGKEYDREDSNTKFLRALLEEGYTEASIIRHQYNLDQLSLDEVYRMLKTHYLEI, from the coding sequence ATGTCAAGAAGTAAGCATGAAAGCATGAAGATCCCATTCTTGAAAAAGGATGACTACTTGACTTGGAGAGTAAAGATGTTAATATTTCTTGAAGCCATTGATAATGCTTATGTTGATATAATCAATCATGGACCTTCTTATCCTGAAAAGGTTGTGCCAATGACAACAACAATTCCTGAACTCTATATCAGGAAAGAGAAATCTGAATTGTCAGATCCTGAGAATGAAGTAATGCTTAATGATGCTAAATTCAGAAATATTCTTCACAACAGTTTGGACGATGTTATGTCAAACAGAATGATTTCGTGCAAGACTGCCAAAGCTATATGGGATGATTTGGAAACTCAGTATCTAGGAACATTGGCAATCAAGAATAATAGAAGGGATGTTCTTATTAAAGAGTATGAAAAGTTTGATGTTAAGCCTGAAGAAACCATTACTGACACttatgacagatttctgacaTTGTTGAATGATCTATCCTTAGTTGGAAAGGAATATGATAGAGAGGATTCCAACACCAAGTTTCTAAGGGCTCTACTTGAAGAAGGGTATACAGAGGCATCCATTATCAGGCATCAGTATAATCTTGATCAACTGTCACTGGATGAAGTCTATCGGATGCTGAAAACCCATTATTTGGAGATCTAA